In Brachyhypopomus gauderio isolate BG-103 unplaced genomic scaffold, BGAUD_0.2 sc517, whole genome shotgun sequence, the genomic window CAGCCCAACCAGCCTGGATGGCCCAGCATGCAGCCAAGTGTCCCAAACTGGCCACAAAACCCACAGATGCCAACCAGCCAGCCAGGGTGGCCTATTCCCCCTGCTAGTCAACCTGGCCAGACCATCCAACCCGGCCAACCCACTCAGCCTGGCCAGACCATCCAACCCGGCCAACCCACTCAACCTGGCCAGACCCTCCAACCCGGCCAACCCACTCAGCCTGGCCAGACCATCCAACCCGGCCAACCCATCCAGCCCACTCAACCCGGCCAACCCATCCAACCCGGCCAACCCATCCAGCCCACTCAACCCGGCCAGCCCATCCAGCCAAGCTGGCCAGCACAGTTCCCAAACCCCACAGGGTACCTTCCCAGCCCCACATCTCCAGTGTGGCCTGGACACCCAGGACAGCCAGGATGGCCCGGTCAGGGCACCACTGGAGGTCCGGCCCAGGTATGGCCACCTACTTCACCAACAGGCCCTATGGTAAGATTCTAGACTTTAGATCACAAGCAACTACCATTTCCATTTCTTCTTTTGCCCATCTACCTTTTCCTGTGTTCCATTCGTTAACAGACTCTTAATCACAAACTATTTCAATTTGTTTTGGTCTCAGTCGGTGCCCTTCAATATGGACTTCCCGAGAGGCATCTATGACAAACTGATGCTTACAATAAGAGGACAGGTCAAGCCTGATGCTAAAATGTGAGTGAACATTAGACCCAGGTCATTCCCAGTCCCATTAGTCCCATTAAACACAGCACATATTGAATGTATGCTATACAATTTAATCCCAACGAGCACAGTTAATTTGTAACAAATCACTTTGGCTGTAGCAGTCGCCCCCCTCCACACCAAGGTTTTTGTTTGGCATTTGGACACACACCAGGTTCACCGTGAACTTTCTGCGTGGCAACGACATCGCCTTGCACATCAACCCGCGCTTCAACGAGCGGGGGAAGAAGGTCATCGTGCGCAATCATAAACTGGGCGAGCAGTGGggcgtggaggagagggggctgCTGGGAGCTTTCCCCTTCGATCCTGCACAGCACTTTGAGGTGAGAGAGACCGGATCAGACCTTCCTTCAGATTTTCCCTCCCTGAAAACATTAAAGGTGTTTCCTGCCAGAAGGGGCATCTGGGAGCGAGTGCGGCTGAAGAGATGATCTGCATAGAAGGTCATAGAAGGTCATGCTTACAAGCCTTAGACTCGTAGGTCACCGGCCACAGCAATAGGAGACGGTTGTGGTTAATGTTAGCGTGAGGATGGTCTCTCCTCGTAACGACGGGCTTACGgcactctcctctccctccgtaGATGAAGATCCTCTGTACAATCAGCGAGTTCAAGGTGGCAGTAAATAACGCTCCCATGTTTGAATTTAAGCACCGTATCAGAGAGGTCAACCAGATTGACCGCATCAACATCCTCCATGACGTGAGGCTCACGTCCGTCAGTGTGGACACCCTGCCTtaaaccccccacacacacacacacacacggctttgCTTCTCCAATTTACAAACCTCACTAGGTTGCAAGGCAACAGTGAAGGACTCTGCTGTTGTCACATAATGTGGTTTTCTTCAGTGTTAATCACATGATGTTAATACAGGCAGCACAACAAGACACACATTGTTACTATGTTGCTATAGACTGCGGACGCACCCACATTCTACAGCTACAAACTCTAATGCTTTTACTAAAAGAAATCAAGCCATCTTTGTTAGAGCAGaaccttaaacacacacacacacacacacacacacacacacacacacacacacacacacacacacacaacttgggtGATCAGGTGTGATACAATAAAGTGtgtatttttttcatttaagctcaaatttattaaaacaacaTAGTATAACCGACAAACAATTCTGCATCATAGGATACATTATTATTAcacaaaaggaagaaaaatcactagacatatatatatgaaaCAGACTGAAGTTAAAAATAAAGGTGAAACAAAAAGGCACAACTACAAgcaaatgaataataaatatttatggTGCCAATGTACATGGGCGTAGAGCTTTAGTTACTTTGTATTCTACTGGACTTCATTATTATCTCAAAAATGTacatgctgggaaataaagCATGTAACCAGTGTACTTGAACAACCTTTCAGACATCATAAAACACTTTTTAAAAAGTACTCTGTGGTTCtggataaataaacaaataaaaccttTTGTTCCTTTCTTCTTGTCTTGTGGTCTTAATTGTTTAATAAAGCAAGGAAAAACCATGAAGTCtttaaaacagacacacacacacacacacacacacctctgccagGTTAGGTGGCCACTGCAGTGTTCTAATTTGAAGTCCTTAAAAAGACTGGAGTAGTCTCATCCGATTCGAGGCTAGACGCTGGGGTGGAGTCTCTTCTCCACTGACTGCAACAGCAGCTGGGAGTATTGCTCCAGCAGGGCGAGGGTCCCATCCCCATGTTGGCCCACTGACCAAGGCTTGGCCTCTAGCTCAGCATGGACCAGGAGCAGTGCACCCTCCAACACCTGCATCATCTCCCGCCGGTCCAAATCTGCAGCCCCCATACCGGAGTTCACCTGGAACAACACATTTAGTTCT contains:
- the LOC143506810 gene encoding uncharacterized protein LOC143506810, with product MSCPSSGQQGNSALPCWTCQGTQQPAWPGQPCQSYWPYQPNQPGWPSMQPSVPNWPQNPQMPTSQPGWPIPPASQPGQTIQPGQPTQPGQTIQPGQPTQPGQTLQPGQPTQPGQTIQPGQPIQPTQPGQPIQPGQPIQPTQPGQPIQPSWPAQFPNPTGYLPSPTSPVWPGHPGQPGWPGQGTTGGPAQVWPPTSPTGPMSVPFNMDFPRGIYDKLMLTIRGQVKPDAKMFTVNFLRGNDIALHINPRFNERGKKVIVRNHKLGEQWGVEERGLLGAFPFDPAQHFEMKILCTISEFKVAVNNAPMFEFKHRIREVNQIDRINILHDVRLTSVSVDTLP